Proteins encoded by one window of Papio anubis isolate 15944 chromosome 7, Panubis1.0, whole genome shotgun sequence:
- the FOXA1 gene encoding hepatocyte nuclear factor 3-alpha, whose protein sequence is MLGTVKMEGHETSDWNSYYADTQEAYSSVPVSNMNSGLGSMNSMNTYMTMNTMTTSGNMTPASFNMSYANPGLGAGLSPGAVAGMPGGSAGAMNSMTAAGVTAMGTALSPGGMGAMGAQQAASMNGLGPYAAAMNQCMSPMAYAPSNLGRSRAGGGGDAKTFKRSYPHAKPPYSYISLITMAIQQAPSKMLTLSEIYQWIMDLFPYYRQNQQRWQNSIRHSLSFNDCFVKVARSPDKPGKGSYWTLHPDSGNMFENGCYLRRQKRFKCEKQPGAGGGGGSGGGGAKGGPESRKDPSGASNPSADSPLHRGVHGKAGQLEGAPAPGPAASPQTLDHSGATATGGASELKTPASSSAPPISSGPGALASVPPSHPAHGLAPHESQLHLKGDPHYSFNHPFSINNLMSSSEQQHKLDFKAYEQALQYSPYGSTLPTSLPLGSASVTTRSPIEPSALEPAYYQGVYSRPVLNTS, encoded by the exons ATGTTAGGGACTGTGAAGATGGAAGGGCATGAGACCAGCGACTGGAACAGCTACTACGCGGACACGCAGGAG GCCTATTCCTCCGTCCCGGTCAGCAACATGAACTCAGGCCTGGGCTCCATGAACTCCATGAACACCTACATGACCATGAACACCATGACCACGAGCGGCAACATGACCCCGGCGTCCTTCAACATGTCCTATGCCAACCCGGGCCTAGGGGCCGGCCTGAGTCCCGGCGCCGTAGCCGGCATGCCCGGGGGCTCGGCGGGCGCCATGAACAGCATGACTGCGGCCGGCGTGACGGCCATGGGTACGGCGCTGAGCCCGGGCGGTATGGGCGCCATGGGCGCGCAGCAGGCGGCCTCCATGAATGGCCTGGGCCCCTACGCGGCCGCCATGAACCAGTGCATGAGCCCCATGGCGTACGCGCCGTCCAACCTGGGCCGCAGCcgcgcgggcggcggcggcgacgcCAAGACGTTCAAGCGCAGTTACCCGCACGCCAAGCCGCCCTACTCGTACATCTCGCTCATCACCATGGCCATCCAGCAGGCGCCCAGCAAGATGCTCACGCTGAGCGAGATTTACCAGTGGATCATGGACCTCTTCCCCTATTACCGGCAGAACCAGCAGCGTTGGCAGAACTCCATCCGCCACTCGCTGTCCTTCAATGACTGCTTCGTCAAGGTGGCGCGCTCCCCGGACAAGCCGGGCAAGGGCTCCTACTGGACGCTGCACCCGGACTCCGGCAACATGTTCGAGAACGGCTGCTACTTGCGCCGCCAGAAGCGCTTCAAGTGCGAGAAGCAGCCGGGGGCCGGCGGCGGGGGCGGGAGCGGGGGCGGCGGCGCCAAGGGCGGCCCTGAGAGCCGCAAGGACCCCTCTGGCGCCTCTAACCCCAGCGCCGACTCGCCCCTCCATCGGGGCGTGCATGGGAAGGCCGGCCAGCTAGAGGGCGCGCCGGCCCCCGGGCCCGCCGCCAGCCCCCAGACTCTGGACCACAGTGGGGCGACGGCGACAGGGGGCGCCTCGGAGTTGAAGACACCAGCCTCCTCATCTGCGCCCCCCATAAGCTCCGGGCCCGGGGCGCTGGCCTCTGTGCCCCCCTCTCACCCGGCACACGGCCTGGCACCCCACGAGTCCCAGCTGCATCTGAAAGGGGACCCCCACTACTCCTTCAACCACCCGTTCTCCATCAACAACCTCATGTCCTCCTCGGAGCAGCAGCATAAGCTGGACTTCAAGGCATACGAGCAGGCACTGCAGTACTCGCCTTACGGCTCTACGTTGCCCACCAGCCTGCCTCTAGGTAGCGCCTCGGTGACCACCAGGAGCCCCATCGAGCCCTCAGCCCTGGAGCCGGCGTACTACCAAGGTGTGTATTCCAGACCCGTCCTAAACACTTCCTAG